Within Flagellimonas maritima, the genomic segment TGGTGCATGGCAAGAATCACTGTCTTATCACGATTCTTTTTGATAATTCCCTCCAGTTCCTCAAAAAATCTTCCGCGATCTTTTATTTCACATTCGTCATTAATAGTAGGATGATTGTTCCAATTGACCAAGTACCATTCAGTGTCAATTGTGACGACTATTATATTATCACCTATTTCAATTTTTTCCATGGGACATCCATTTTCGGGAAAGAAAACCTCCTTACTATCCAATACTTCCTCAATATAATTTTCTTGTCTTTTCAGCCCTTTCAATCCTTCGTTATACCAATCGTGGTTTCCCGGTATAAAAACAATTTTGCCTTTATACTCGGATACGGACTTCAATTGAGCATCCAAATGGTTCTTTGCTTCAATATATGCAATGGTCGAATCTTTTTTGTCCGGTAGACCAGCAGGATAAATATTGTCGCCCAAAAAAATTGCGGTGCTGTTTTCGACCGCGTTATCCAATCTTGATTTGACTATTTTCAATACAGGATTCAAATCCCCCATAGGAGATTTTCCAGCATCGCCTATTAAGAAAAATGTGTGTTCCACCTCTTTATCCGCATATATTTTTTCACCAGTAAAGGGTTCATCATATTTTGCTTCGTAGGTAGCACAACTGTATATTATGGCAAACAAAAAAATAAGTAGATAATGTTTTTTCATAGCATGGGGGTTGGTTCTAAATTTTCGTATTTTGGAAGAGTCTAAAATAGTGCTATGTCCAAGATTGTTGAAAAAGCTGAACTTTATGTGTCAGAGATTCTTGAAAATAAGTTAAACCCAAAGTTTTTATACCACAATTTAAGACATACCCAACGTGTAGTTAAAAGTACTAAAGAATTACTCAATTTCTATAATCTAAAACCGATAGAGAACGAAAAGATCTTATTGGCAGCATGGTTTCATGATACGGGCTATACCAAAGGTGTAAATAATCATGAAGAGGAAAGTTGTAAGATTGCCACAAAATTTCTAGAGGATAATAATTATGATATAGCTGCCATAAAAGATATAAATGCACATATAATGGCTACAAAGAGATATCATGAACCGGTTAATTTACAGGAAGAAATCATACGGGATGCGGATGCATCACATTTTGCAAAAAAAAGCTACTGGGAAACTACCGATTATTTGCAAGAAGAATTGAGAGAACTGGGCATTGCCACATATTCCAACAAAGAATGGCGCGACGAAAACATAAAAATGTTCCGAAATGAGCATAAATTCCATACCACTTATGCAAAAGAAAACTGGGAAGAAGGAAAGGAGCAAAATTTAAAACTACTGGTCAAAGAAAAAAAGACCGAAAAAGAAATCGCAAAAAAGGAAGCTTTAAAGGCAAAGTACAAAAGTGAAAGCCCAGACCGTGGTATTCAGACCCTATTTAGGGTTACTTTAAAAAATCACCTTACACTTAGTGATATTGCGGATACCAAGGCAAACATCCTATTATCCGTAAATGCCATAATCATTTCCGTGGCCTTGTCCAATCTCATACCTAAGTTGGATAATCCCTCGAATACCTACCTCATTTATCCTACGGCAATATTTGTAGTTTTCAGTGTTATTTCTATGATAATGGCCGTTTTGGCGACAAGGCCTAACGTAACTAGTGGTGAGTTTACAAAACAAGACGTACAGAACAAGGAGGTGAATTTACTTTTTTTTGGAAATTTCCATAAAATGAGCCTTCAGGATTATGAATGGGCAATTCAGGAATTGGTAAAGGATAAGGATTATATTTATTCTTCCCTTACCAAAGACTTATATTTCTTAGGGCTCGTGCTTAACAGAAAATATAAAATCCTGCGCTGGACCTATACTATCTTCATCACAGGTATAGTGATATCCGTATTGGCATTTGGGATTTCATTCCATTACTATGGACAAACGGTACCAGGAACTTAAAAAAAGTAATCCATTAGGAATTTAATTCTTCCATTAAATCTTCATAAGTAAACGTACGTTCGGATTTTTTGTCCTTTTTATATAAAATTTCTGCCCTTATCGCTTTAAGTCCCGTAACTCCTTGGAGACCTTCAAGCTCAACAATTTCTACATTGTTGGTAAAATATCCTTTTGCCTTCAAAAACTTTATATAGCGTAGATATTCCTTTTCATCCTTGCGCTGGGAATACACTATGGACAATTTCCCTTTTTGTGTCAATCTTTCATTGGTCCCTTTGATGTAGGATTTATCAATACGCTTTTTTATAACCTCATATCTGGCATTGTACGTACCGTCAACGTCAAAACGTTTTTCATCCATCCTGAACCTAATGGACAATGATGTACTATAGACCAATATCAATGAAGCTACATCCAGTTTAACAGGCAGATTGTGTTTTAGTTCATAGTACCTGTTCTCCATATCACACATAACCTGTAATTGCCAAAGCCTTAGGTTACTCAGATAGAGCTCATCAAAACTTCTCTCATTGGCAATGGAACTCCCTATGTACATGTTGTGTTCCACACCATCGGTCTTATATCTCTCAAAGTAGTGCGGAAACATTTCCTGGGCATCCAATTGCCTTTTATCCAAAAGGGCCGCCAATTGCATATTGGCCTCCATAACACTGTCATCATAATTTCTTCTATGATCATAGTAAGATTCTGTTCCAGCATCAATTTGAGCCTCATAGCTCAAAATAAGATTATTGAGCTCTTTGTCCTCTTTCTTGAGGTGTTTAAAAATTGGATTGACCTCTTCTTTAACAAAATCGAAAATGGCTTGTTCTGTATGGGTATAAAGTGCCTCCTTTACTTCTTCAAGATACGTTTCTACCCTAAAAATCAACTCTTCATAAATTGGCAATCTATATTTTTTGACTGCTTTTATCAGAACATCGTTTATTTCTGAAAGTTGAATCATTAGATCCCTTTGGATGGAAATATTCCTTTCCTTGGAGGATTCCTTAATATCTATTTGACCATAAAGCGGATAAACATCCTTAAAAACTATTTCCTTAAAAATAGGTTGGTTCCCTTCAAGCTCATTCGCCATAAACCGCTTTGCTTCTTCCTGAAACTTCCAATATACGGAAGAATGCACGGTGGTACATTCGTGCTGAATTATGGCATCTACCAAATTCTCTTCTTCTTCAATAGACCTTAAAACGGCCGAAACAATAAAGGGCATTACATCATCAAGCTTATTGGCATTGACACTGTTCAATTCGTTCACTGTAAATGAAACCAATTCCAAAACACCCAAAAGGTTACCATTATCGGCGATTGGTGCAAGAATAGCACTCTTTATACCTTGCTCGTGTAAGTTTTTATAGGGTTGTCCTCCATTGGACTTTTCATAATATTTTTCAACATTGGAAATGGCGAAATATTTGTTCTCATCGAAGAGTTTATTATGTGAATACGCACAAAGCATAGTATCACAAGATTCCATTTCCTTTCCTTTGAGCAAGTAACTCTCAATACCTTTCCCATAAATTTTTAAGAATC encodes:
- a CDS encoding Pycsar system effector family protein; the protein is MSKIVEKAELYVSEILENKLNPKFLYHNLRHTQRVVKSTKELLNFYNLKPIENEKILLAAWFHDTGYTKGVNNHEEESCKIATKFLEDNNYDIAAIKDINAHIMATKRYHEPVNLQEEIIRDADASHFAKKSYWETTDYLQEELRELGIATYSNKEWRDENIKMFRNEHKFHTTYAKENWEEGKEQNLKLLVKEKKTEKEIAKKEALKAKYKSESPDRGIQTLFRVTLKNHLTLSDIADTKANILLSVNAIIISVALSNLIPKLDNPSNTYLIYPTAIFVVFSVISMIMAVLATRPNVTSGEFTKQDVQNKEVNLLFFGNFHKMSLQDYEWAIQELVKDKDYIYSSLTKDLYFLGLVLNRKYKILRWTYTIFITGIVISVLAFGISFHYYGQTVPGT
- a CDS encoding GAF domain-containing protein, with protein sequence MKQNCNIESPMLQLVSFNKLLEHYDNQLKSKDKYLADRAKYVLDLQAPFPELRDGFDDVALLHKHKDIIGIILADTFSTVLTKNEIKTASTPFENTVFNSSERFQNILKDAGEDFELEIRNLSMDMNYIMKCIVVLNFYYGFKMDFKRPLFYDIPDVNGLMRHYRLMYNADFMEILPTEKSKHLEQADVDELLENFDDLELWKEKIPPNSFISKGFVISNMFDVTAEHSISEIKSTLIGSNKRSSENFMDSFQDTFRSLFNLKKINVGFSGYDSNTNRFLKIYGKGIESYLLKGKEMESCDTMLCAYSHNKLFDENKYFAISNVEKYYEKSNGGQPYKNLHEQGIKSAILAPIADNGNLLGVLELVSFTVNELNSVNANKLDDVMPFIVSAVLRSIEEEENLVDAIIQHECTTVHSSVYWKFQEEAKRFMANELEGNQPIFKEIVFKDVYPLYGQIDIKESSKERNISIQRDLMIQLSEINDVLIKAVKKYRLPIYEELIFRVETYLEEVKEALYTHTEQAIFDFVKEEVNPIFKHLKKEDKELNNLILSYEAQIDAGTESYYDHRRNYDDSVMEANMQLAALLDKRQLDAQEMFPHYFERYKTDGVEHNMYIGSSIANERSFDELYLSNLRLWQLQVMCDMENRYYELKHNLPVKLDVASLILVYSTSLSIRFRMDEKRFDVDGTYNARYEVIKKRIDKSYIKGTNERLTQKGKLSIVYSQRKDEKEYLRYIKFLKAKGYFTNNVEIVELEGLQGVTGLKAIRAEILYKKDKKSERTFTYEDLMEELNS